Genomic DNA from Vagococcus luciliae:
ACTAAACAAATATTCTTTTACCAACTGTTCAGTAGATTCAATTGAATCTTTATGTGTTCTTTCATAAGCATGACTAGATTCGATACCAGCTCCTATCAATCCATGTTTGACATCTGCACCAGCTCTCATAGCAGCTGAAGCGTCACTTCCATAATAAGGATAAATATCTAATTGATAAGGAATATTTTTTTCTTTACATAGGGAAACAAAATGATTCCGAAGTCCTAAATGATAAGGTCCACTAGCATCTTTGACACAGATTGATACAGTGTATTCATCTGTTTGTTGATCGTCTCCCATGGCACCCATATCAACCGCAACATATTCAACAACTTGAGAATCAATATTTGAATTTCCACCATACCCAATTTCTTCATTATTTGAAAAGAAGAAGTGGGTTGTATAAGGAAGTGTTTCACCTGTTTTTTTAAGGTTTATTAAAAAATTAATTAAAATAGCTGCACTAACTTTATCATCTAGATGACGAGATTTTATGAAACCTGAAGATGTAATAATAGTTCTTGGATCAAAACTAATAAAATCTCCAACTTGGATACCTAATTTTTCAGTTTCTTCTTTAGAAGAAACTTTTTCATCAAT
This window encodes:
- a CDS encoding M42 family metallopeptidase, translating into MYKDTIELTKELTNIPSPTGDTKKIIAFISNLLNKSGYKPCINNKGSLIITVPGTNQEKQRFITAHIDTLGAMVRAIKPDGRLKLDLIGGFNFNAIEGEYCTIHTQENKDYTGTILMHQTSVHVYKDAGTAKRDQQNMEVRIDEKVSSKEETEKLGIQVGDFISFDPRTIITSSGFIKSRHLDDKVSAAILINFLINLKKTGETLPYTTHFFFSNNEEIGYGGNSNIDSQVVEYVAVDMGAMGDDQQTDEYTVSICVKDASGPYHLGLRNHFVSLCKEKNIPYQLDIYPYYGSDASAAMRAGADVKHGLIGAGIESSHAYERTHKDSIESTEQLVKEYLFSSLS